The Virgibacillus phasianinus genome includes a window with the following:
- a CDS encoding helix-turn-helix transcriptional regulator, whose protein sequence is MILDHHNGLLLMRNDHLGERRLRSDDCYKLIYSPYGKGTYQMKRQDLAINKDEFIIVNPNEEHKQLQISKEKFLVELDQSLLSNIAIEIDVSLTDPEFALFSFKHPQITKWVGFLREFMLFNQDASEKSQQLFIENALTQLVILMLQYGPGSHLKELPTFQANDELHKVINALKDSYDDDWTLDEMAMQSGLSKYQFAHLFKQTTGLSPYSWLQIYRLIRSQELLTRTTSSILEIALQVGFKNVGAYNQLFKKVYGKTPTAFRMFHDGNK, encoded by the coding sequence ATGATACTGGACCATCACAACGGATTGCTTCTCATGCGCAATGACCACTTGGGTGAACGACGCTTGCGAAGTGATGACTGTTATAAGCTAATTTATTCTCCATATGGAAAAGGAACATACCAAATGAAGCGACAGGATTTAGCTATTAACAAAGATGAGTTTATCATTGTTAATCCGAATGAGGAGCATAAACAATTGCAAATTTCCAAAGAAAAATTTCTGGTGGAACTTGATCAATCGTTGCTCAGTAATATTGCTATCGAAATAGATGTGTCGTTAACAGATCCTGAATTTGCGTTGTTTTCCTTTAAGCATCCACAGATTACAAAGTGGGTTGGTTTCTTGCGTGAATTTATGCTGTTTAATCAAGATGCTTCGGAAAAGAGTCAACAACTTTTCATTGAAAATGCCCTCACACAGCTCGTCATTTTAATGCTCCAATACGGTCCAGGATCTCACCTTAAAGAATTGCCAACATTTCAGGCAAATGATGAACTGCATAAGGTTATCAATGCATTAAAAGATAGTTATGATGATGATTGGACTTTGGATGAGATGGCAATGCAATCTGGTCTGAGTAAATATCAGTTTGCACATTTATTTAAACAAACAACTGGATTGTCGCCATATTCGTGGCTGCAGATTTATCGATTGATTAGGAGCCAGGAGCTCCTGACACGAACAACTTCCTCCATTCTTGAGATTGCATTACAAGTTGGGTTTAAGAATGTTGGCGCCTACAACCAGCTATTTAAAAAAGTTTATGGGAAAACGCCAACCGCTTTTCGAATGTTTCATGATGGGAATAAGTAA
- a CDS encoding GNAT family N-acetyltransferase, with translation MHLETRKITKDYAVEILHWKYEKPYDLYNNELNTESIDEMLNNTYFAIVDRDDDLIGYYCTGSATQVPAGNKIKAYDENYIDIGIGMKPNLTGKGFGSTFFSFILKDIQEAHLNTPMRLTVATFNKRAIRLYEKFGFVGQIKFNTDVTEFITMIRHETRNKDI, from the coding sequence ATGCATTTGGAAACAAGAAAGATAACAAAAGATTATGCTGTAGAGATTCTTCATTGGAAATATGAAAAGCCTTATGATTTATATAACAACGAGCTAAATACAGAATCAATAGATGAGATGCTGAACAATACTTATTTTGCAATTGTTGACCGTGATGATGATTTGATTGGTTATTATTGCACTGGGAGTGCCACACAAGTTCCTGCTGGAAATAAAATTAAAGCTTACGATGAAAATTATATTGATATTGGAATTGGGATGAAGCCGAATCTCACAGGAAAAGGATTCGGCAGTACATTTTTTTCTTTTATTTTAAAGGACATCCAGGAAGCTCATTTGAACACTCCTATGCGCTTAACAGTAGCAACATTTAATAAACGAGCTATCCGCCTTTACGAAAAGTTCGGGTTTGTAGGGCAGATAAAATTCAATACGGATGTAACGGAATTTATTACGATGATTAGGCATGAAACTAGGAATAAAGATATATAA
- a CDS encoding GNAT family N-acetyltransferase, with translation MDFPTFETQRLKLVHIDHQYDQAYFDIMSEDKVTEYYGMDSLKKVNQASKIIDSFEDTYMKKHGIRWGIIWKETRTFIGTIGLNNLSTWSKRAEIGYELHPDHWRKGIATEAIRSVLGYSFREMGLFRMGAITFPDNVSSNNLLEKVGFKKEGILRGYLYQGDKSHDAYVFSMLRSEWLD, from the coding sequence ATGGACTTTCCAACTTTCGAAACACAAAGACTAAAATTGGTACATATCGATCATCAATATGATCAAGCATATTTTGACATTATGTCAGAAGATAAAGTAACGGAATACTACGGCATGGATAGTCTAAAGAAGGTCAATCAAGCCTCAAAAATCATTGATTCATTCGAGGATACGTATATGAAAAAACATGGCATACGTTGGGGAATCATTTGGAAAGAGACAAGGACATTTATCGGAACGATTGGTCTAAATAACTTAAGTACCTGGAGTAAGAGGGCTGAAATCGGGTACGAGTTACACCCGGATCATTGGAGGAAAGGTATCGCAACTGAGGCAATCCGTTCAGTTTTGGGTTATTCATTCCGGGAAATGGGTTTATTCCGCATGGGTGCAATAACCTTTCCGGACAATGTTTCCTCCAATAATTTACTGGAAAAAGTCGGCTTTAAAAAAGAAGGGATTCTTCGGGGATATCTGTATCAAGGGGATAAATCCCATGACGCGTACGTTTTTTCCATGTTAAGATCTGAGTGGCTTGATTAA
- a CDS encoding VOC family protein, translated as MKFNDFTAAQIRIARPTDKFDEVIDFYEKGLGLERMTDFTGHRGYTGVIYGLPGISYHLEFTKHVDGSPCSAPTHDNLLVLYIPDKQEIDAIYDRLKQMGYDAVEPENHYWKEKGITIEDPDGWRVVLMNTNGI; from the coding sequence ATGAAATTCAACGATTTTACGGCCGCGCAAATTAGAATTGCTAGACCAACAGATAAATTTGATGAGGTTATTGATTTCTATGAAAAAGGTCTTGGTTTAGAACGCATGACAGATTTTACGGGGCATCGTGGATATACCGGTGTTATTTATGGGCTGCCTGGAATTTCCTATCACTTGGAATTCACCAAACATGTTGATGGAAGTCCTTGTTCAGCGCCCACACATGATAATTTACTGGTATTGTATATTCCCGATAAACAAGAAATTGATGCAATTTATGATAGATTAAAGCAAATGGGTTATGACGCGGTGGAACCTGAAAACCATTACTGGAAGGAAAAAGGAATTACAATTGAAGACCCGGATGGGTGGAGAGTTGTTCTTATGAATACGAATGGTATTTAA
- a CDS encoding diphthine--ammonia ligase, translating into MTKKEVVLSFSGGKDSCFTLYKLQQQNIKVSCLITTIWQQSQATVAHDEKRAKLEAQASSIGIPIHFMETDFATYTEDFVRNLKQLKRQYPINSIAFGDIYLDGHREWGEQVANKAGLEPLYPIWTEQEKVLDLLHEFVGAGFKAEVIKVDQTKLPESWVGRKLDQFFINDILQKDVCPMGESGEYHTAVYEGPIFKKGE; encoded by the coding sequence ATGACGAAAAAAGAAGTAGTATTATCATTCAGTGGTGGTAAAGATAGTTGTTTTACTTTGTATAAGTTACAGCAACAAAATATTAAGGTTTCCTGTTTAATTACTACCATTTGGCAGCAAAGTCAGGCAACGGTAGCCCATGATGAAAAACGGGCAAAATTAGAAGCGCAAGCATCAAGTATCGGTATCCCCATACATTTCATGGAAACAGATTTTGCAACTTATACGGAAGACTTCGTCCGAAACCTGAAACAATTAAAACGGCAATATCCTATCAACAGTATTGCTTTTGGTGATATTTATTTGGACGGGCATCGTGAATGGGGAGAACAAGTAGCCAATAAAGCAGGACTAGAACCGCTATATCCTATCTGGACAGAACAGGAAAAAGTTTTGGATTTATTACATGAATTTGTTGGTGCAGGATTTAAAGCGGAGGTTATTAAAGTTGATCAAACAAAGCTTCCAGAATCCTGGGTAGGAAGAAAGCTTGACCAATTCTTTATTAACGATATCCTTCAAAAAGATGTTTGCCCAATGGGAGAATCCGGCGAATATCATACGGCAGTTTATGAAGGCCCTATATTTAAAAAGGGGGAATAA
- a CDS encoding phosphotransferase family protein, translated as MFISYADRIKQVYPELMINDIQLNEIGQNNDVLIVDHAIVFHFPKYTQGVEQLREETVILEHINKYVTLPIPVPIYQSFDVFEVSKVFTGYKLIPGTPLWRNDFEKITDDQQVEKIAAQLVEFLIELHGISIEEVKKILPKQTFNLQLKFVDLYKKIQGKLYPYMREEARKDVTALFGDFFSQVNDFTFKPLLIHGDFGASNILYDSCKREITGIIDFGGSELGDPAYDFAGILASYGEAFFKKCISLYPNGTEIAKRTYFYKGTFALQEALHGIENGDKDAFESGMKDYL; from the coding sequence ATGTTTATTTCATACGCCGATCGAATTAAACAGGTTTATCCGGAACTGATGATTAATGATATTCAGCTAAATGAAATTGGTCAAAATAATGACGTGTTAATTGTGGATCATGCAATTGTGTTTCATTTCCCAAAATATACCCAAGGTGTTGAGCAACTACGAGAAGAGACTGTTATATTGGAGCATATAAATAAGTATGTAACTCTACCGATTCCTGTTCCAATTTATCAATCATTTGATGTCTTCGAAGTTAGCAAAGTATTTACTGGGTATAAACTAATTCCAGGCACACCATTGTGGAGAAATGACTTTGAGAAAATCACAGATGATCAACAAGTTGAAAAAATTGCAGCCCAACTAGTTGAATTTTTAATTGAGCTCCATGGTATTTCTATAGAAGAGGTAAAAAAGATTTTACCAAAACAAACCTTTAATTTGCAATTGAAATTTGTGGATTTGTATAAAAAAATACAAGGAAAACTCTATCCATATATGAGGGAAGAAGCTAGGAAAGACGTTACCGCTTTGTTTGGGGACTTCTTTTCACAGGTTAATGATTTTACCTTTAAGCCATTATTAATTCATGGGGATTTTGGTGCATCCAACATTTTGTATGATTCTTGTAAACGGGAAATTACCGGTATTATAGATTTTGGGGGGTCTGAGTTAGGTGACCCGGCATACGATTTTGCAGGTATTCTGGCAAGTTATGGGGAAGCATTTTTTAAAAAATGTATTTCCCTCTATCCAAATGGAACTGAAATTGCAAAACGAACTTACTTTTATAAAGGAACTTTTGCCCTGCAGGAAGCACTTCACGGAATTGAAAATGGCGATAAGGATGCGTTTGAAAGTGGGATGAAGGATTATCTATAA
- a CDS encoding putative ABC transporter permease subunit — MMRVLLRNEIKMTKNTIKAQNPKNYIGYGIASLILAIVIYFISNGIWHISESIPVPIIKGIISYAFIAVIGFILLIGLPQVFKHLYAATDLQMLFTMPIPTRNIFWVKYIQSFIGIPLALFLVFIIPLIVYGIAINANILFYPVLILVVLSFVIIGLSIAYLLNLVLIQLIPGNRANEFMTIMSALSGLIVYALFVFPNIASDQSMTERLLAGLPVMPEWLPMSWGSSAILESASGSSQFLLPFVLVLLLAGISGFLASLLVEKGFRTGWIRLSEGSGKKARKHSNGKTKRVSIHHPAIAVGIKEWFAIKRDMREWLVFMPIIFFIIFPVLGFLNSGAELSDLQGHRNISWPITQGALLFLYAVFNGPMAASSVAREGSSIWILQTLPLSGRNIALGKLWISWLLPFILLSVIECAIGIFLGWTIIQFIAGIVVKAIITIGISSVGLWLGTVGAKYNPKNPQARLKPGTAIILMVSSYLYLAITAIPYVFLIVPVEAVKVIEDMGNIGGFLGLLAKTALTLLSWKIGYPVIMGIIGVIVMLIVSVGLAAIFIQLSSRRFDKGVTIDMTQQNNSKSLFKKHSPGKSLY; from the coding sequence ATGATGCGGGTATTACTTAGAAATGAAATAAAGATGACCAAGAATACCATCAAGGCACAAAACCCTAAAAATTACATTGGTTATGGAATTGCTTCGCTTATTTTAGCAATTGTTATTTACTTCATCTCAAATGGTATTTGGCACATCAGTGAATCAATTCCTGTACCTATCATTAAAGGAATCATTTCCTATGCGTTTATTGCAGTGATTGGTTTTATATTATTAATCGGGCTGCCTCAAGTTTTTAAGCATTTATATGCTGCAACAGACCTGCAAATGTTATTCACCATGCCAATACCTACACGAAATATTTTCTGGGTGAAGTACATACAAAGCTTCATAGGAATTCCTTTAGCACTTTTTCTAGTGTTCATTATTCCATTAATCGTTTATGGGATAGCAATCAATGCTAATATTCTTTTTTATCCAGTCCTGATTTTAGTTGTATTATCTTTTGTCATAATTGGGCTTTCGATTGCTTATTTATTAAATCTAGTCTTAATTCAACTAATACCGGGCAACCGTGCAAATGAGTTCATGACCATTATGAGTGCTTTATCAGGACTAATTGTGTATGCACTCTTTGTCTTTCCAAACATCGCAAGCGACCAGTCGATGACTGAAAGATTACTAGCTGGTTTGCCAGTAATGCCAGAATGGCTACCAATGAGCTGGGGAAGTTCAGCCATTTTGGAATCAGCATCTGGATCCAGTCAATTTTTATTACCTTTTGTATTGGTATTACTGCTTGCTGGAATTAGCGGGTTCTTAGCCTCACTGCTTGTCGAAAAAGGATTTCGAACAGGATGGATAAGATTAAGTGAGGGCAGTGGCAAAAAGGCAAGGAAACACAGCAACGGTAAAACAAAACGGGTTTCCATTCATCATCCTGCCATCGCGGTCGGAATTAAAGAATGGTTTGCAATTAAGCGTGACATGCGTGAATGGTTAGTTTTTATGCCAATTATATTTTTTATTATTTTCCCTGTCCTTGGATTTTTAAATAGCGGGGCAGAGCTTAGTGATTTGCAAGGGCATCGTAATATTTCTTGGCCGATTACGCAGGGGGCGTTATTGTTTTTATACGCTGTTTTTAATGGCCCAATGGCAGCATCTTCAGTGGCACGTGAGGGATCATCAATATGGATACTGCAGACATTACCGCTTTCAGGTCGGAACATAGCCCTAGGAAAACTATGGATCAGTTGGCTGCTGCCTTTCATTCTATTATCAGTTATCGAATGTGCCATTGGAATATTCCTAGGTTGGACCATTATACAATTCATAGCAGGAATCGTGGTAAAGGCAATTATTACGATTGGAATAAGTTCTGTGGGATTATGGCTTGGTACAGTTGGAGCAAAATATAATCCGAAAAATCCACAGGCCCGGCTTAAACCAGGAACAGCAATTATCCTAATGGTGTCGTCCTATTTATACTTAGCTATAACAGCGATTCCGTACGTATTTCTGATTGTACCTGTTGAAGCAGTAAAAGTAATAGAAGATATGGGAAACATCGGAGGATTTTTAGGATTGCTTGCTAAAACAGCCCTTACACTACTGTCATGGAAAATTGGTTACCCGGTTATCATGGGAATTATCGGTGTGATCGTAATGCTGATTGTTTCAGTTGGGTTGGCAGCAATATTTATTCAACTATCCTCCAGGCGATTTGATAAGGGGGTTACCATTGATATGACCCAGCAAAATAATAGCAAATCCTTATTTAAGAAGCATAGTCCTGGAAAAAGTTTGTACTAG
- a CDS encoding ABC transporter ATP-binding protein: MVLNETSINLTNLTKAYGKQEAVHQIDLQVNKGELFGFLGPNGAGKTTTIKMMTGLLEPTKGSVAIKGSDIWKDPIKAKKMIAYVPDQPNLYPKLSGWDYLHFIASVFKLEKDEYIQKATELLHIFNLTDRANDLIESYSHGMKQKIAICGALVHNPDVLFLDEPTVGLDPKSARNLKNLLRELCDQGMTVFITTHILEIAEQLCDRIGIILDGSIIALGSMEELKEQEGSADRSLEDIFLELTGDVDQQALISEISKIEQGDLK, from the coding sequence ATGGTGTTGAATGAAACATCAATTAACTTAACCAATTTAACTAAAGCATATGGAAAACAAGAAGCTGTTCACCAGATAGATCTACAAGTTAACAAAGGCGAATTATTTGGCTTCCTTGGACCTAATGGCGCCGGAAAAACGACAACAATTAAAATGATGACAGGATTATTAGAACCAACAAAGGGATCTGTTGCAATTAAAGGTAGTGATATTTGGAAAGATCCAATCAAAGCAAAGAAAATGATTGCCTATGTCCCGGATCAGCCGAACCTTTATCCAAAATTATCGGGATGGGATTATCTGCATTTTATTGCATCCGTTTTTAAACTGGAAAAAGATGAATACATACAAAAAGCGACTGAACTCCTGCATATTTTCAACCTGACCGATCGGGCTAACGATCTTATTGAAAGCTATTCGCATGGAATGAAGCAGAAGATTGCGATATGCGGGGCGCTTGTACATAATCCGGATGTTCTTTTTCTTGATGAGCCGACAGTAGGATTGGATCCCAAAAGTGCGCGAAATCTGAAGAACCTGCTTCGCGAATTATGTGATCAGGGAATGACAGTCTTTATTACAACACATATTCTTGAGATTGCGGAGCAATTATGCGATCGAATTGGCATCATTCTTGATGGTTCAATTATTGCTCTAGGATCCATGGAAGAATTGAAAGAACAAGAAGGAAGTGCTGACAGGAGTCTAGAAGACATATTCTTAGAACTAACGGGAGATGTGGATCAACAGGCATTAATTTCGGAAATTTCCAAGATTGAACAAGGTGATCTCAAATGA
- a CDS encoding SLOG family protein, producing MKVLTITGYKSMELGIFKADDHKISFIKTAIKKRLLSFIDEGLEWVLISGQMGVELWAGEVVLELREMYAIKLGVIPPFENQESRWPEPIQQLYQSLVLEADFHQPLYKGEYKGGFQFQAKNEWFAKKSDACLILLDEEFPGSNRFFYEKAKRTNNYPIYLITPSDLDDAVEEQRMADPDYWK from the coding sequence ATGAAAGTGCTCACCATAACAGGATACAAATCAATGGAATTAGGAATTTTTAAAGCAGATGATCATAAAATATCGTTTATCAAAACTGCAATTAAAAAGCGTTTACTTTCGTTTATTGATGAAGGATTAGAATGGGTTCTTATCTCCGGGCAAATGGGTGTTGAGTTGTGGGCTGGAGAGGTCGTTTTGGAATTGCGGGAAATGTATGCTATTAAACTTGGTGTGATTCCGCCATTTGAAAATCAGGAAAGTCGTTGGCCAGAACCGATTCAGCAGTTGTACCAATCATTAGTTTTGGAGGCCGATTTTCATCAGCCTCTTTATAAAGGAGAATATAAGGGTGGGTTTCAGTTCCAGGCCAAAAATGAATGGTTTGCCAAAAAAAGCGATGCTTGTCTTATTTTATTAGACGAGGAGTTTCCGGGCAGCAACCGCTTTTTCTATGAGAAAGCAAAAAGAACAAACAACTATCCTATCTATTTGATTACTCCGTCCGATCTGGATGATGCGGTTGAGGAGCAGCGGATGGCCGATCCCGATTATTGGAAATAA
- a CDS encoding ABC transporter ATP-binding protein codes for MGKLQVNNLDKAFGAKSVLENVTFSVDEGEFVSLLGPSGSGKSTLFHLIGGISTPDTGEIYLDGKQINGKSGAISYTPQSPSLLPWRTILQNVLLGAELHGEKNEKEAVKMIRRAGLAGYENAYPHQLSGGMKQRAAFVRSLLSPQSIICLDEPFSALDEFTRLEMQQWLLKIWNEHKKSILFVTHNLEEAIYLSDRIIVLSTNPATVKKEFNIPFTRPRDERILLSEEFLQWKKVIYQELKNY; via the coding sequence ATGGGAAAACTTCAGGTGAATAATCTGGACAAGGCCTTTGGTGCCAAATCCGTTTTGGAGAATGTGACATTTTCCGTTGACGAAGGAGAATTTGTTTCTCTTTTAGGACCATCCGGCAGCGGCAAAAGTACTTTATTTCATTTGATTGGTGGAATCAGTACACCTGATACAGGGGAAATTTATCTTGATGGCAAGCAAATAAATGGTAAAAGCGGGGCAATCAGTTATACACCGCAATCTCCTTCTTTATTACCGTGGCGGACTATCCTACAAAATGTCCTGCTTGGAGCGGAATTACATGGTGAAAAAAATGAAAAGGAAGCAGTAAAGATGATTAGGCGTGCTGGATTAGCAGGATATGAAAACGCCTATCCACATCAACTTTCGGGCGGAATGAAACAGCGTGCAGCTTTCGTTAGAAGTCTGCTTAGTCCACAGTCTATCATTTGTTTAGACGAACCATTTTCAGCCCTTGATGAATTCACTCGATTGGAAATGCAACAGTGGCTGCTAAAGATTTGGAACGAACATAAGAAATCCATTTTATTTGTAACACATAATCTGGAAGAAGCAATTTATTTATCAGACAGGATTATTGTTCTATCAACCAATCCGGCCACAGTAAAAAAAGAATTTAACATACCATTTACACGTCCAAGAGATGAGCGCATACTATTGAGTGAAGAGTTTCTGCAGTGGAAAAAAGTTATTTACCAAGAGTTGAAAAATTATTAA
- a CDS encoding ABC transporter permease, whose protein sequence is MKSLMKKGWRPVLVLLLLFFLWETASRIFEIPAWLLPAPSQIWKVGVAEWPSYQHHLFATIRLTLIGFSIGTLVGIVVASCLHLLPLVREACYPLIVLSQNIPIIVLAPLLVIWFGFGMLPKIIIITLVCFFPIVIAALDGFRQTDSDLMHYMKMAGASRAQLFKKLEWPHALPSVFSGLKISATYSVMGAVIAEWLGASEGIGVYMTLASSSFRTDRVFVAIFLIMILSLLFFACIHLLEKKVVKWKPEEN, encoded by the coding sequence ATGAAATCGCTAATGAAGAAAGGGTGGAGACCAGTATTGGTTCTCCTCCTTCTGTTTTTTCTATGGGAGACGGCTAGTAGAATATTCGAAATCCCAGCGTGGCTTCTTCCGGCACCATCACAAATTTGGAAGGTAGGTGTCGCGGAATGGCCAAGTTATCAGCATCATCTATTCGCGACAATAAGGTTAACCCTCATTGGCTTTTCGATTGGTACACTAGTTGGAATTGTGGTTGCAAGCTGTCTGCATTTACTGCCACTTGTCAGGGAGGCATGTTACCCATTAATAGTCTTATCGCAAAACATCCCGATTATTGTACTAGCGCCGCTGCTTGTAATCTGGTTTGGTTTTGGAATGCTCCCTAAAATTATCATCATCACATTGGTTTGTTTCTTTCCAATTGTTATCGCAGCGCTTGATGGATTCCGGCAAACGGATTCTGACTTGATGCATTACATGAAAATGGCCGGGGCATCAAGAGCCCAATTATTTAAAAAACTGGAATGGCCGCATGCGTTGCCTTCTGTCTTTTCTGGGTTAAAGATTTCGGCAACATACAGTGTAATGGGAGCAGTGATTGCAGAATGGCTTGGCGCAAGTGAAGGAATTGGAGTTTATATGACGCTGGCATCATCGTCATTTCGAACGGATCGTGTATTTGTTGCAATCTTTTTGATTATGATTTTAAGTCTATTGTTTTTTGCATGTATTCATCTCTTAGAGAAAAAAGTTGTAAAATGGAAACCAGAGGAGAATTAA
- a CDS encoding thiamine-binding protein yields MGNALVSIQIIPKTKNGEDVIPYVDAAIAVINESAVKYEVHPLETTMEGDLPELMAVIEKMNEKMVQLGCESIISQVKVFYKPNGASMNELTVKYR; encoded by the coding sequence ATGGGCAACGCACTTGTAAGTATACAAATAATCCCAAAAACAAAGAACGGGGAAGACGTTATTCCATATGTTGATGCAGCTATTGCTGTAATTAATGAATCAGCTGTGAAATATGAAGTACATCCACTTGAAACAACTATGGAGGGAGATTTGCCAGAACTTATGGCTGTTATTGAAAAAATGAACGAGAAAATGGTGCAGCTAGGTTGTGAGAGTATCATTTCACAGGTGAAGGTCTTCTATAAACCTAATGGTGCATCAATGAATGAATTGACGGTGAAATACCGCTAA
- a CDS encoding ABC transporter substrate-binding protein: protein MKKIVFVLCCALILILTACNKESETSKTANKQELQEVSIVLDWTPNTNHTGIYVAQEKGYFTDQGLDVEIVMPGEVGAEQLVASGKADFGVSYQEGVTQARVQGVPIVSIAAVIQHNTSGFASPKEKGIDSLKEFEGKTYGGFGAPVEKAVLSSLMKDANADIDQVDIVNMGNTDFFTAVKRDIDFSWIYYGWTGIEAELRDVDLNMLYLTDYSKKLDYYTPVLATNEKMIKEHPDTVKKFIAAVSKGYEFAIDKPDKSAQILIDAVPDLDAELVKASQKWLSPKYQADATKWGVQKLEVWENYAKWMYENDLLDHKLDSEAAFTNEFLPKKEGE, encoded by the coding sequence ATGAAAAAAATAGTATTCGTACTATGCTGTGCTTTAATTCTAATTCTTACAGCATGCAACAAGGAAAGCGAAACCAGCAAAACTGCAAACAAGCAGGAGTTACAGGAGGTATCAATTGTTCTTGATTGGACACCAAACACCAATCATACCGGAATCTATGTAGCACAGGAAAAAGGATATTTTACTGATCAAGGGCTGGATGTAGAAATCGTTATGCCTGGTGAGGTAGGTGCTGAGCAATTAGTTGCTTCAGGTAAGGCTGACTTTGGTGTGAGTTATCAAGAAGGTGTAACCCAGGCACGAGTCCAGGGCGTTCCTATTGTTTCAATTGCGGCGGTCATCCAGCACAATACCTCAGGGTTTGCTTCACCAAAGGAAAAAGGAATTGATTCTTTGAAGGAATTCGAAGGTAAGACATATGGCGGATTCGGTGCTCCTGTCGAGAAAGCTGTTCTATCTTCGTTAATGAAAGATGCGAATGCCGATATTGATCAGGTAGACATCGTCAATATGGGAAATACGGATTTCTTTACTGCGGTCAAACGTGATATCGATTTTTCTTGGATTTATTATGGGTGGACTGGAATTGAGGCCGAGCTTAGAGATGTCGATCTGAATATGCTTTATCTGACCGATTACTCGAAGAAGCTTGATTACTATACGCCAGTACTTGCTACGAATGAAAAAATGATTAAAGAACACCCGGATACAGTTAAGAAATTTATTGCTGCTGTATCAAAAGGGTATGAGTTCGCTATCGATAAACCGGATAAATCAGCACAAATTTTAATCGATGCTGTTCCAGATTTAGATGCAGAATTGGTAAAGGCTAGTCAAAAATGGCTGTCACCTAAATATCAAGCAGATGCCACAAAATGGGGTGTGCAAAAGCTTGAGGTATGGGAGAACTATGCCAAGTGGATGTATGAAAACGACTTGCTGGATCACAAGCTTGACAGCGAAGCAGCGTTCACAAACGAATTTTTACCAAAAAAAGAGGGGGAATAA
- the mscL gene encoding large-conductance mechanosensitive channel protein MscL translates to MWSEFKAFAVKGNVLDLAIAVVVGGAFGNIVTSLVDNIIMPLIGILLDGIDFSNLMYKIGNAEVTYGIFIQTVIDFAIISFSIFLSVKLLMKIQPKEDPVDKKPCKKDSKEDLLIEIRDILKNQNKNNK, encoded by the coding sequence TTGTGGTCAGAATTCAAAGCGTTCGCTGTTAAAGGTAATGTACTTGATTTGGCAATTGCAGTTGTAGTTGGCGGGGCATTCGGGAATATCGTCACATCGTTGGTTGACAATATTATTATGCCGTTGATTGGAATTTTGCTCGATGGCATCGACTTTTCCAATCTGATGTACAAGATAGGGAATGCGGAGGTTACATACGGTATCTTTATTCAAACAGTTATAGATTTTGCTATTATTTCTTTCTCCATTTTTTTATCTGTCAAACTATTAATGAAGATACAACCAAAGGAAGATCCTGTTGATAAAAAACCATGCAAAAAGGATTCAAAAGAAGATTTGCTAATAGAAATCAGGGATATACTTAAAAATCAAAATAAGAACAATAAATAA
- the mscL gene encoding large conductance mechanosensitive channel protein MscL: MWADFKAFALKGNVMDLAVAVVIGAAFGKIITSLVNNIIMPLIGILLNGVDFSGLSYKVGDAVVTYGVFIQSIIDFVIIAFSIFMVVRLLMKFQRKKEPVEEAAPAIDAKEELLSEIRDLLKNQNSK, translated from the coding sequence ATGTGGGCAGATTTTAAAGCATTTGCTTTAAAAGGAAACGTAATGGACTTGGCGGTGGCTGTTGTAATTGGGGCAGCTTTCGGTAAAATCATCACATCACTAGTGAATAATATAATCATGCCGCTCATTGGTATTCTTCTAAATGGTGTCGATTTTTCTGGATTATCGTACAAAGTTGGCGATGCGGTGGTTACATATGGTGTTTTTATTCAATCAATCATCGACTTTGTTATTATTGCATTTTCTATTTTCATGGTAGTGCGGTTGCTTATGAAATTTCAGCGTAAGAAAGAGCCAGTAGAAGAAGCGGCACCCGCAATTGATGCTAAAGAAGAGCTGCTATCTGAGATCAGAGATTTATTAAAAAACCAAAACAGTAAATAG